Proteins from a single region of Amycolatopsis sp. CA-230715:
- a CDS encoding ornithine cyclodeaminase: protein MSQSYAAPGQLWLLPQSQQEGLDFDYRQVLEVVERAYRAVRERGSDSPVKTVIEDPDDHSLSYSMVARDAASDTVCFKAVYEFDPARRRDGYRFHSFIFLADDTTGAPIALMDVVKLGPLRSSATSALFARAACPDARSALVVGTGVQGQMALPMLLAALPDLERLRVFGTYPDGLRAVQDSVDGREVEIVDDLRKAAGEADILIGASGLSVTEVVQREWVKPGAIAVLLGYGVHDVFHGADYRIATNTTQMHVTCGKLRAADGSIPPVDAELPDILLGLAPARRDPADVVFAYNSGMAVTDAALGRYIADLALADGRGERVDFW, encoded by the coding sequence ATGTCGCAGAGCTACGCCGCGCCTGGACAATTGTGGTTGTTGCCGCAGTCGCAGCAAGAAGGCCTGGACTTCGATTACCGGCAGGTGCTCGAAGTCGTCGAGCGGGCCTACCGCGCAGTGCGCGAACGCGGGTCGGACAGCCCGGTGAAAACCGTCATCGAGGACCCGGATGATCATTCGCTGAGCTATTCGATGGTGGCCAGGGATGCCGCGAGTGACACGGTGTGTTTCAAAGCTGTCTACGAATTCGATCCGGCCCGTCGTCGGGACGGCTACCGGTTCCATTCGTTCATCTTCCTCGCCGACGACACCACGGGTGCGCCGATCGCGCTGATGGACGTGGTGAAACTCGGGCCGTTGCGGTCCTCGGCCACCAGCGCGCTGTTCGCCCGCGCGGCGTGCCCCGACGCCCGCAGCGCGCTGGTCGTCGGCACCGGCGTCCAGGGGCAGATGGCCCTGCCGATGCTGCTCGCCGCGCTTCCGGACTTGGAGCGGCTGCGGGTTTTCGGTACCTATCCCGATGGTTTGCGCGCCGTTCAGGACAGTGTGGACGGTCGCGAGGTGGAGATCGTGGACGACCTCCGGAAAGCCGCCGGGGAAGCGGACATCCTGATCGGCGCTTCCGGGCTGTCCGTGACGGAGGTGGTCCAGCGGGAGTGGGTGAAACCGGGAGCGATCGCCGTGCTGCTCGGGTACGGCGTGCACGACGTGTTCCACGGCGCGGACTACCGGATCGCCACCAACACCACCCAAATGCACGTCACCTGCGGGAAACTGCGCGCCGCGGACGGCAGCATTCCGCCGGTGGACGCCGAACTGCCGGACATCCTGCTCGGCCTGGCGCCCGCCCGGCGCGATCCCGCCGACGTGGTTTTCGCCTACAACAGCGGTATGGCGGTCACCGACGCCGCGCTGGGCCGGTACATCGCCGATCTCGCGCTGGCGGACGGACGCGGGGAAAGGGTCGATTTCTGGTGA
- a CDS encoding alanine racemase, with translation MPRQGRGTLLTGVRPFPLTALRHPTVATLLDDHRALLGDLLDGLGSPLHVVLPEVFEENIARLRQAFAETGADVDILFAKKANKAGCFVSSAAALGAGIDAASSAELVKALAGGVPGHRIGVSGPEKDDALHALAVRHDCLVAVDSISELHRLAATARFAHRRVRVLLRARAGSQPGSRFGMAAAERDAAVGLCVEFADDVNFQGFSFHLNGYSPEERATAANEMIEHCLGARRRGALSADLVDIGGGLPMRYVEPRLWDEFLQQNEPAHYHGTKADKGFSCYPYGGQTPAQAARTLMNHPVDGDESLSAKAARHGIRFLAEPGRSLLDQAGFTMYRVQQVDDRRGTDGYAIVTVAGNSLSLSEPWFNTDFLPDPLLISAQPSADELFPACVAGSTCLENDMVTWRKIGFPRPVRPGDHLVYLNTAGYHMDFLESRFHDAPLPMKAVLRLGDDGALPRWRLDRI, from the coding sequence ATGCCGCGACAAGGACGAGGGACCCTGCTCACCGGGGTCCGGCCGTTCCCGCTCACCGCCCTTCGGCATCCCACCGTCGCCACGCTCCTGGACGATCACCGGGCGCTGTTGGGCGATCTTCTGGACGGACTGGGGTCACCGCTGCACGTGGTGCTGCCGGAGGTTTTCGAGGAGAACATCGCCCGCCTCCGCCAGGCGTTCGCCGAAACGGGCGCCGACGTCGACATCCTGTTCGCCAAGAAGGCGAACAAGGCCGGCTGCTTCGTCTCCTCCGCCGCCGCGCTCGGTGCCGGAATCGACGCAGCGAGCTCCGCCGAACTGGTCAAAGCGCTGGCCGGGGGAGTGCCGGGACACCGGATCGGCGTCTCCGGCCCGGAGAAGGACGACGCACTGCACGCCCTCGCCGTCCGGCACGACTGCCTGGTCGCAGTCGATTCGATCAGCGAACTCCACAGGCTGGCCGCGACCGCGCGGTTCGCGCACCGGCGGGTCAGGGTGCTGCTGCGAGCGCGGGCGGGCAGTCAACCGGGCAGCCGGTTCGGGATGGCCGCCGCCGAGCGGGACGCGGCCGTCGGACTGTGCGTGGAGTTCGCCGACGACGTGAATTTCCAGGGATTTTCGTTTCACTTGAACGGTTATTCCCCGGAGGAACGCGCGACAGCGGCGAACGAGATGATCGAGCACTGTCTCGGCGCCAGGCGGCGTGGCGCGTTGTCCGCTGACCTGGTCGACATCGGCGGCGGGTTACCGATGCGCTATGTCGAACCGCGGCTCTGGGACGAGTTCCTCCAGCAGAACGAACCCGCCCATTATCACGGAACCAAGGCGGACAAGGGTTTTTCCTGCTACCCGTACGGCGGGCAGACTCCCGCCCAGGCGGCGCGCACGCTCATGAACCATCCTGTCGACGGTGACGAGAGCCTGTCGGCGAAGGCAGCCCGCCACGGCATCCGCTTCCTCGCCGAACCCGGTCGGTCCCTTTTGGACCAGGCCGGATTCACGATGTACCGCGTGCAGCAGGTCGACGACCGGCGCGGCACCGACGGGTACGCGATAGTCACGGTGGCGGGAAACAGCCTCAGCCTCAGCGAACCGTGGTTCAACACCGACTTTCTTCCGGATCCCCTGCTGATTTCCGCCCAGCCGAGCGCCGACGAGCTTTTCCCGGCCTGTGTCGCGGGTTCGACCTGTCTGGAAAACGACATGGTGACCTGGCGGAAGATCGGGTTCCCCCGGCCCGTGCGGCCCGGCGACCACCTGGTCTACCTCAACACGGCCGGATACCACATGGACTTTCTCGAATCACGGTTCCACGACGCCCCGTTGCCGATGAAAGCGGTTCTCCGGCTCGGCGACGACGGCGCGCTGCCGCGCTGGCGACTGGACCGGATCTGA